In Rutidosis leptorrhynchoides isolate AG116_Rl617_1_P2 chromosome 6, CSIRO_AGI_Rlap_v1, whole genome shotgun sequence, the DNA window AGATTAAATTATTCAGGTTATATTACTTTAGTCAATAAGTCAATAACGAGTTATACCCTTCAATGTTTATTGATTAGGCGGCGATTGGGTTCCAAGCTCTGTTGGTGCTAATTTTATGCCTCATATCATTAATGTCAACGTAGGAGAGGTAAAAGTTTTATACTTTTcaatttatcaccgttgaatatttTTCGTGCGGAGTTTATAATTttgaattttgtttttttttttttttttttggttgtgTGCAATTAGGATGTGACAATGAAGGTTATATCGTTCTGCCAACAAGGACCGCGTGCAATATGCATTCTTTCTGCAAACGGTGTAATTTCCAGTGTTACCCTTCGACAGGCCGACTCCTCTGGTGGTACATTGACTTATGAGGTGATAAATTAATCATCTTTGACCACTTATCATTTGTTTATTGGACTTAAATGAGTTTAGTATTTATCAAATTTAACATTGTTTCCATCTTTTTTAAGGGTCGGTTTGAGATACTTTCATTAGCAGGATCATTTATTCCGTCTGAAAGCGGTGGAATAAGAAACAGATCCGGAGGAATGAGTGTTTCTTTATCTAGCCCAGATGGGCGGGTTGTTGGCGGCAGTGTGGCGGGTTTACTGGTTGCCGCCAGTCCTGTGCAGGTATATCTTGATCCCAATATGATTGTACTAAACTACTAGTAAGCCTGTAACCATTTgaatcattcttttttttttttttttttaatttcttatGGGTGTCTGTAATAAACCAGATTATAGTAGGAAGTTTCTTAACCGGTGGCCAACAAGAACAAAAAACCGCCAAGAAACAAAAACCAGAAAACATCACAATCCCCACAACGGCTGCAGTTCCCGGTTTGCTTCCGGTAGTACCAGTACAAGCGCCAGCACCAGAGACTAACGAGGCGTATTCTGCTAAACAAAATCTGTCGTCACCTTCATTTCGTGGAGATAATTGGTCTTCCTATAATGCCCCCGAGTCTCGGAATAATAAGCCAACTGACATCAATGTGAGTCTTCAGTAGTAACTTACAAAGGGTAATTTGGTAAACTGACTTGGATTGTCTATTAGATGATGAATCTGTTACCTTTTGGATTTGGTTGTTTGTACGTAAAACTTTTTTGGGTGGGTTTTATTTTATGTTTGATGGGTCAGTAGTAGAATTGATAAGAAATTAGGTTTTGGGTATGCTTGTTCATCATCAGTAGGTGTTTGTAAATGATTTGGATATTTCCATTTCATCTTGAGTTATTTCATTAAAAAGTTGAATCCTTGTGTTTCGTTTAAGCattttcatcattcatcattataaaataaaaaaaaggttTTTCGTGAAAATGAACTTCAATTAACTAATACATTAGTATTTTTCGGTAAATAGGGATCACCAGGAGAATATATTATAAACAACCATCATACAAACAGTATAGCGCAAACGGCTATAGGAGATGCAGtctaatttaattaatgttaataatatacataatttaaggtgatgtttgttttttaagatgtttttatcTGAAGATCTGCGGATCATGTCTGTTAAGAAGATGTGGTCTGAAGGTCTTTATGCTGAAtaatgaagactgtttgtttttatgtctgcaacataacttaattctgtctgcagcacttagaagcacatttctaagtctgcgaggctgcagacataataagacattattttatcttatgtcttcagaaaaacaaactgtcTGCAGTAAAAACGTCTGCCAGcacgcagacataagacataataaggtctgcatacaggaaaacaaacaacacctaaatGTTATAAATGTTTATAATGTTTATACTTGGGTAAATAATTTCATTGATCCTTATAGTCATGTAATCTAATTTAAATGAATGTTCATAATTTAAATGTTAGTAGTTTAAATTAAAGGACCATCTAGGCAGTAATAATTAATTGGGAAATAATATATTCACCATTTAAATTACTCTTTCTACAAAATATAGCATTATTAAGTTGTAAAGTACAATCTGGATGGTGGGTATATCAATTCAATTCCCTAATTAAAATAAAGGACTTTCTACACCATGTTAAGAACTATCAACATAATTAAAAAACTTAGTGAATCGAATAAATAGTTTTAACATAACTACAAGGACTAACAAATCAATTACTCATATTTCATTTcagttaatataatagtattatgattctaaataatataatattattaagacttttaTGGCTATTTTTAACATGCATTATTTGTTTGTACATTGAAAGTAATCATCGATTTTTTGAAAATGACTACCATCGACCAACTCAACGTACTACTAGTTGATCAtaattaaacttaatttttatttattGATGTTATAGGTTGTTTTtggaaaaattaatattattattttaattaatactccgtattattttatcaTATACTCCCTCCCTCTcatatttattgtcaccagacaaaaaacacacagttttaggaaatctcactaactttatttctccactaATGAAATatattctctctccagatccaccaatgaaatatcttctttcctttctatttatgaaagtggacaattaatttgggacatctcaaAATGGAATAATGGACAATAATATAGGGATGGAGGGAGTAACTATTTATTTGATTGATTTAGATaatgtaataaaataaaataatattattattgttgagaTAATAATGGAGTATTGTATTAGAAGATTATTACTATATTTACttcttatattatattcatatgataTAATATACGTATATAATATTTTAATGTTACACAATATTAATTGATATGTattttgatcatgcatatttttaccatagggtttaacatgcctGATCAATACGTtattggggtttaaggatcttagaacgaggctctccggtccggctaccgtaaataaccctggccgacatgattatGTCGGCGGGGtgaccaagtgattaagtccaccttcgatgacagGTCGTCGACCTGAAGGCCCCAAGTAAGGTCGTAGGTGCTAGTTAAtcaagaaactaacctgttaaccttgagaagatgctagatgatgTTGGACACGTAAGACGTGTAGCAGATGATGGTTgcgtaacgtgatgatgattagaatgatagttagggtttgtatatataggcaaaccctaattctagaaccatccgagatattggcaatcctttccataacaaactcccccgaatcacggatgtaattatggaaaagatatttacttgatagccaagtaatcgctgtaccgagaacaaaggcattagatacgaatccgcataccgcacacaagcacacgcatacgcacactagtgagtgcccgcatacatatgggatgcgcatgcgggttgcggtatcattatgtccccccagtttgatgttatatggcgcaagacatatgatgtcaaactattaagcgaagaaaaaacaagaaaacggctagcatttaattttccgcgtgcgtttcgaggtcatttaatacctatcactgtcgcagaagcccattcggctgacaagacgtaaagtggctgttggcaggcgcgtgtcagccacgcgctcataggtaaccatacccaactgacatccacgcgcgcacttgtcaaactattaagcgaagaaaaaacaagaaaacggctagcatttaatttttcgcgtgcgtttcgaggtcatttaatgcctgtcactgtcgcagaagcccattcggttgacaagacgtaaagtggctgttggcaggcgcgtgtcagccacgcgctcataggtaaccatacccaactgacatccacgcgctcataggtaaccatacccaactgacatccacgcgcgcacttaaaatgccacccgttgatcgcgtaacacgtgtacagccacgatcaacCCATGACTCCAAATCGTCACTATAAATAGCCCCAATTcacacacatttccatttttctgctccaagcttccccaatacgctgctatattcaatttcgatcaaatcctaaatactccggccaccgtctaaaggttagtaattctccaaccactctatagaaaatgactaaggctaacgagacctATGTAGATAGTGTTAGATCGATTATAGAGCAGAAACACATTGATTACTTAGTCAAACAATACCCACCATTAgcgaagtacaatccggtgccacccttgtctaatcagcgtgctcacgagccaccggagaagaaggtggccatctacgaacatgcgttcaagcacgacaactttagggttcccccctccgacttcttcctaggcgtactagaccacttcagagtgggattagggcaactacacccttatgccataggtaaaatagtactgtttgagatgtggtgcgtcgcactcaacaaggtaccgcttgttaaagttttctgtcatctataccgcttggccaatcaccacaaatcctggttcaccttcttcgcccgacaaaatttcacaaaaatcccaaagtcgaatgcgggtaactggaaagaaacgttcgtttacattgaccaaactgtagttggtaccaattttccgcaaacgcttatatggtgcgagaaggtggagaaggatgtgaacaaaaccccggtccttgatgacgaggaaacaaagctattggcggagtgcgctaacgcacagctggtgcaccggtcatacgggaacgtaatgttgcggttagggaagatctccgcacactggccatgggaagatgtgcgtccagccatagtcggaccggatggaaagggtaggaataatataatcacgtactaacataaCAGTTTGCTATTTATATTTGCTAACacatgcgtgcatgtttgcagagatgaagatgaagaaagtactgactgcggaggagattggGGGCATTTCCTTCCGCAAGCAGAATGTGAATCAGCAGTTGGAGCAGGAGAATGttggcgagaatgcacctgccacctccggtaataagtgcaaggccgccgaagcctcccaaccccaactgaagaagaagaaactcactcccaagcATAGGGAGGATAAGCGGaacgacaacttcgttcccatcgaaccccgttcagcggatctacctcccccatcttctggtaagagttctgctttcgcgcataccgcatacttaagtttgcatttatttaaCCATTTATTAATATGCAGAGCATGCTGAAGAGAcgcatcacaccccaccgcgggtcaatccggaccttgaagctaccgccgagtcaaaggacaagacgatacaccttgactctgagtctacaccaaccccgccacacggcaGTTTCCGATTGgcgaacctggcgcagctcacccagtcatcgacgaaaaatgccgcagagcaatccgccttcctccaacaaatcttcccggctgagttccgcaaccaactagccgcactgccctttaatcaggcgctcaacgccttcatccaaaacggccttgtattttttggcatggttgcggatcaagcccgccgttccactAACCTGTATATagtggccgtgcggaaagaaacagaaTTAGGGCTGCTGCAAGTGGGGGTTGAGCAGGTtaagaaagacagggacgccgcggaagaagcgcgcaaggcggtaTAGTTAACCGCGGAGGAAACCAAAACCGCattgattgaagagagaaagaaaaacagcgagctggttggggcggttgaccagtccaagggggagactgagcgtctgcgggtggagctgtgtgatgacccggaaatttcgactaaatttaaacttaatcttaaatgattaatgattttgacacgataagtaaagtctgtaaaactgaatctcaaaaattttaaactattcaaatacccatcagttgttctcaacgattcgcgaaccattatatgtaaatagatacatatatatactataacttgaaaacgtaacaaagttttaattgcatgttaccgtacattaaacttattggtttatatatctatttgaatatatatgatttcaagttatttagtaaacgatagtaacattcgattattgattcgattgatatttagataagttaactaaaacgtttaagatgaacaagtaaaacactaatttgctacagtattttcaaattgctacagtacccaaaatgctacagtgttttcgtcaaaattctgtatgcggaacgttggtaccccaacttctgcgggcacaacagcttctgatccatagaccaaactgaacggagtctcaccagtgcttgctttgggcgttgttctatgcgcccacaaaacctttggcagttcgtccacccaaccaactctaccatggcccaacctagctttgattccagccactatgtcccggttggtgacttcgcactggccgttcgcctgcggatgcgcaacggatgtaaaagtttgctttatATTAacctccgcgcaccagctgcggaaAGGATCTCCCGCAAATTGCGTACCATTATCACTAataatttcgtttggtataccgaaTCGAAAAactatgtcttcccatacaaaattacgcaccctttttcctgatatTGCCGCCAGCGGtcgtgcttcaacccatttcgtgaaatagtcgattgcaacaatcaagaatttgatgtttcctgcgtgtgcagagtatgcgtaagatactgacgtaAATAGCATACGGTATAAAATAGATGagaatattacctcggccttttggaaatggtccgactatgtcaattgcccatttacagaatggccatggtgaggagactggtatcataggatgcgcaggtgccctgctgataggtgcatgtatttggcaagattcgcattgcttCACTATCTGCGCGGTATCTGcatacatagtgggccaataataacctagccgtataatttttgacacaatagacctgtgccccgaatgaagagcgcatgcaccttcatgcacctcgcgtataacctcctctgcctctttcggaccaatacaccttaagtgcggccctaaataattttttcgatataggacttCACCCTCGAGGGCATACAGTGGTGCCTTAGTGCGGACCTTCCTCGCATCAACGGAATCCGTAGGTGATGTGCCGTCCCGCAGGAAtgcaataataggtgtcatccatgttgagctggattcctcaacaggtgctaccaaaggcatcataacaatggatttcgcatgcagttcttctataagaactttcttccccagatgatcaaaagccaaagcggccaatttgctaagcgcatccgctttcttattttgcccccgcattacgtgggagatttgaaaagcttcaaactggtcagcgaggttatgaacaagcgataaatattgctgcatggcaatgtcgtgcacttcaaagtccccgctgacttgactacataccagctttgaatccacataagcgtgcagaattttaacattcaatttatgcgcaatgcgcatacctgttaacagagcctcatattctgcttcgttgttcgtaacagcaaaattaaaccatagcgcatatgtatgctcttcgccatctggaccagttaaaattacacccgcacccgcgccagctgcgctgcaggcaccatcggtatataactcccatggtgacaaagttggtgcatgcgtatcttgatgttctgctgatgcctcgacatccgcaggcaACTCCGaaaggtaatccgcaagtatttgacccttaactgcGCTTCGCGAGGAAAAATTTATCTcgtgttctcctaactcaactgcccatttagccattcggccagaaatctcaggcttgaataacacctgaaagaaaaatgattgcgttagtcaatgcggtaaccccggacattgccgcaaattaggcatgtgccaacctgtttgatcggttgatcagttagaaccacgattggatgtgcttgaaagtaccggcgCAAACACCGCGCtgtgtggactagcgcatatactagtttttctattggtgaatagtttacttcgcttgatgtcagcgtcttgcttacgaagtagaccggcatttgcgtctgagaaaacctcagcgttaaatTTATGCGAAATAGACAATGTAAATAAAAgtagattacctttccgcgatctgcgatgaggactgagctgataGCCTCTTTTGATGCCGCAAGATATAGCGTAAGCGTTTCTCCAgatactggcgcggtgagtgttggtaattcagcgagcaccttcttcatctcctgaaaggctgattctgcttcctgagtccacacGAAGTCTTTcgtctttaaacaattcttcaaagtattgaagaatggcaattgtctctctgcggccttcgacaaaaaccgcgtgatcgccgcaagcttcccggttagactctgcacgtctttctttgtcttcggagatggcaaactatcaatggcttcaatctttttgggatttgccttgattccccgcgctgtcaccacatgacctagaaacttgccttcctcttccccaaaactacaattaagcgggttaagcttcatgtttaccctgcgtagagacgcaaatgtttctaggatgtctgcgagcatttcttcttcagtgttgctcttaattaccaaatcgtcaacgtacgcttcaagattcctaccaatttggtgtttgaatgccgcatcaattacgcgctgatatgCTGCGCCCGCGTTTTTTAATCTGAAAGGCATCTTCGTATAGCAATAAATACCTTGCGGcatatgaaaagcagttttgtcctcatcttccgcagccattaagatttggtgataacccttgtatgcgtccagaaaacacttgtaccggaaACCTGACaatgattccaccttccagtctatctccgggagagggtagttgtccttaggacacgctttattaatgtctttaaaatcaacgcacatccgtCAATTACCGTCAGCCTTCTTgactaacacaggattagcaacccatgtctgatagcgTACTTCCCACAGAATGTTTGCTTTTACAAGGTTATCTACTtccgcgcacaaccaatcactgcgttcaagagccatatgccgcttcttttgtctaacgggcgtgagtgatggattaacatttaatTTGTGTTCCGCAATATCTCTCGGAACCCCAGTCATGTATGATTCAtgccacgcgaaaacatctgcgttagcggataatattccatgcaatttggcctttgtttcggctgacaagcctgcgccgattttaatccgCTTATCCAGATGTAAACGGTTTGCTATGACCGCACTGCTTGCGAGTTGTTCTCCTAtgctgggaatgtttacaggcacaactgaaccacacaactcggttgtttgatgtgaagCAATTGTGGCAACCCCTTCCTTCGTAGGAAACTTTATCAAACCATGCACCGCCgacggtataatgttaaaacgccgtatgaaatttctcccaagcaacgcgttgtaccgcgaagttgaacgaaccacgtaaaagtcaactaactcgtgTTTAACCAATTGCGGATTCTTGTCATCCGCGAGttctattattagctctatccggcctagcggccatgagctttccccggagaacccagataacgtaatatcagactggcgtagctgcgttttaacttctgcagggaggaaacgatagcaatgctcgtacataatgttcACGCCACTCCCgatgtcaacatgcatgcgtttaacttgtactccgcaagtagggatgcgacacttgatgataatgggttcgttaactgtgtcgattgacattacaggaggaaacgtgattgggagaagttcccagtcatggtgatcattgtactttctccgctggctaactttctctgcgtcgaccatattaatggttaaaacggcgttttttgttttatcaactttttgccatgcgaaagttttagcctttGACCCTTCTTCTGCggattttcccttgtccttcttaggtggttttaggtgatccaatttacctgcgcatagtgcctcgagcactcgttccatcaagtttttgcatcgattagtgtcatgcccgtaatcgtcatggaattcgcaatacttcgttttatcccgcttaccaaattctgtaagcggagttggaaccgcaaaggttgcgcacactggttcggttgccaaaatttcttttggcgttttagacaaacttttaagcagcgcatagttctgattattgatgccgcactgattattgtttcgataattgccacttgatttccctttatcattcctgataggaccaccgctaggataccttccgcgagagttgttgccacgattttgatcacgcgaacgatcatcatcgtctttcctctcattgcgtgaactagctgttggaatatcattatcttcgccactccgcatatagtcatggcattcattaagcgcttcagcataaattgttgggaccgtatggcgcagacgccttaccagtgttggatgacgttctgagtttataccatgtatgagtccggaaatctgttgctctggcttgagatctggtatgcgcagacactcattagtatatcttgtgagaaattcacccaaagattccttggatttctgcacaatatcatgacattcgatatgagtgcgtttgcgtggcctctgattctgatattgcagcaagaatttcgtccgcagatccataaacccggctatactacccgccggcagtttattaaaccattcacgagcaataccctgcagtgtcattgggaatatctgacacgcaaccggatccacccaaccttgagtgcgcattgcgccttcaaagcgctgtaagaagtcatctggatcagttaagccattgtaagtacccaacgtatgaggtatctttggcgcagatggaaacggatatgcaattatatgcggaggaaacttatcaaaagtagttggtagctcaaaaggtggtttaacagggtcacctttgagccctgcgaagaaacgcctcatcatatcctgaacaaaatcaggttgtgaaaataggtggaccatgtcaggaggtgccgcctgcataaattggcttgcgagatttgcctgcccttgaatattttgccagggctgccctggcgtctgcggatacaaccaaggatgatttggaaaagaaggcaggcttgccggcgcagagtatacgggtatctgaaaatgtgccgaaacctgtggcgcagatgcctgcgagacctgaggatatgccgctataagcccaaccgtatgAGCAGTGCTTTGttgttctgcggttatcggcgtccaatgagaattggcatccggaatgacaccgaacctccaac includes these proteins:
- the LOC139852386 gene encoding AT-hook motif nuclear-localized protein 1-like gives rise to the protein MNNNNNTATNSGVTVVGSDAPSDYHISPRTEAPSKLTTVGSPPQSITNQLATSAPPYPAPPPPAGATTSTEKKKRGRPRKYAQDGSVRKALSPKPISSAAPPVIDFSTGKRGKIRSQPAGKYQHPQPPEKIETLGGDWVPSSVGANFMPHIINVNVGEDVTMKVISFCQQGPRAICILSANGVISSVTLRQADSSGGTLTYEGRFEILSLAGSFIPSESGGIRNRSGGMSVSLSSPDGRVVGGSVAGLLVAASPVQIIVGSFLTGGQQEQKTAKKQKPENITIPTTAAVPGLLPVVPVQAPAPETNEAYSAKQNLSSPSFRGDNWSSYNAPESRNNKPTDINVSLQ